A segment of the Deltaproteobacteria bacterium genome:
GCTCAATATCAAACCCGGTAAGTTTCATGGCGATTGGAACTATACGCTTCTTCCTCGCTCTTAATCGGTAACTTAATTCTTGCCCATGCCTTAGGTGACGAGATTCGCGTGATGGAAGGTGGCCCAGACATCATCGACATGACCGAAGACGCAGACTACCGTTTGGTCACGCAAGTGCAAAAACTCGACCGGCCCTATTTACTGAAACCGGGTGAGACCATCCACGGGATTACCCGTGAACATGTTCGTCTGCCAGATAACATCTGTGGCTGGCTCGAAGGGAGGAGCCGTTTTGCTCGCCTTGGGCTCATGATTCATGTCACCTCTGGATTTGTCGCTCCAGGAGTGAGCAACAGGCAGGTCCTGGAGATGGCAAATGTTGCCGGTCGTCCGTTGGCGATTCATGCCGGTACCCGCATCTGCCAACTCGTCTTACAACGCACCGAGGGACATGCTGTATATAGGGGACGATTTTCCCAACAGGAGCGGTTGTGAAGCCAGGTACTTTCTTCAGGAAACAGCTCGTCGTTATAATACTGAGACGCTCGAACAATACCCGTTAGCTAGAGGATACTAGATATATGAAGATTCTTGTTGCTGAAACTGCTGGCTTCTGTTGGGGAGTTCGTCGAGCGCTTGATCAGGCAATGGATTTAGCGAAGAAGATTGATGGCCCAGTCCAAACCTTCGGACCGCTCATTCACAACGCCCAGGTCATGGAGGAACTCACCGAACAAAACATTCATTCGATCGAGAATATGTCGGCTATTCAGGGTGGAACCGTTTTAGTACGCGCCCATGGAATTCGTCCTGAAACATTTGAGCAACTCCGCGCTACCGGTGCGGATGTCTATGACGCGACCTGCCCACTCGTCCGCAAAGTGCAAAAAATTATTACCAAGTACGCGAACGATGACTACGATGTCGTTATCGTCGGCGATGATCACCATGCCGAAGTTGCCGGGTTGCGCGGCTACACCAAAGGCCAATGTTTCGTAGTCGCCGATGAAAAGGAAGCTGAGACCCTTCCCTCCTTCGATAAGGTCTGTGTCGTCTCACAAACTACGCAGAACGATGATACCTTTGCCCGCACGGTCGACGTGATCAAGCAAAAAGCAAGAGTGATCAGGGCGACGAACACCGTCTGTGCACCAACTCGGGATCATCAACGCGAAACCATTGATCTCGCACACCAAGTCGACTTAATGATCGTGGTCGGAGGCCGTCATAGCGCCAACACCTGCCGACTCGCCGACCTCGCCACTAAAGAAGGCGCACGCGTCCTTCATATAGAAACCGATGGCGAACTCGAGGAAAGCGACATTGCCCAATGTCAGACCGTAGGCGTGACCGCAGGAGCGTCTACTCCCGAGTGGATGATCAACCGCGTCGTCGAGAAACTCGAATCCTTCAAGCCGGAAACGACAAGCCGCTTCAACACGTGGCTAAAGCACCTCATGGGGGTTCTCGTTGCCAGTAACGTCTATGTCGGCCTTGGCGCGGCCTTGCTGACACTCACTGCCAGTTTATTGCTGCAACCAACTGTAGGACGTGAAGCGTTGTGGCCATTGATGGGAGCGGCAGGCTTCTTCATTCTGGCAATGCACACCGTGAATCGCTATCAAGAGCGCTCGCACTACAGCGGTTGGGGCTCGTTCTCTCCGCGGACGTTTCAGCGATTCCAACAAATCATGCTGTGGGTAGGAGTCCTCGCCTTATCGTTCTCGCTGGGCTTAGCAGTTTCTTTGGGTCGTGAACAATGTATCGCGTTGTCTGCCTTTGGATTTTTGGGCGCGTTGTATGGAGTAAAGCTTATCCCCATTTCATGGGCGCGTCACATCATGGGCATTCGCCGGATTAAAGACTTACCCGCATCGAGAGACTTGGCCACGGCTCTGGGCTGGACAGTTGCCGCTGCGATTGTCCCGCTGCTGACCCTTGGTGCGTCGCCCCCTTCACGCGCGGCTGGTGTCATTGGCTTCGTGTTCCTGTTTGTCTTCTTACGTTCAGCGCTGATTGGTGTCCGCGATGTACAAGGAGACAAGATCATGGGAATGGAAACGTTATTCAAAGTGGTCGGTAAACGAAGAACAAAAACTGTCTTGATCAGTGCCGTTGCTACATTAACCGCACTTCTGCTGAGCTTGACGTTTCCGTGGCATGGCCTCCCGCTGGCGGCATTTGTCTTTACTGTTGTTCCGTACACCTGCGCAGTGTGCTGGTCATACCACCAGCGGCTTCTTCCTAAAGGTGCAGCTGGAGAGATCCTCGTCGATGGGCAATTTCTCGTTGCTGGTGCAATGGCCTTCTTGTGGCACCTGAACCGCTAGTGCCCTGTATATACACGGGCACACAGTTCGTAGTGAGGTTTCACACTAAATCAAACCAGACGAGATGGGTACACTTTAGGTTGTCGCCGGAGAGACCGTAGCGTGCGCCATGCGCACGGGAATCAAAACTGACAAGCGCGTCATGCGCACAGCGCACGCTATCCCAACTGTACGAATGTTTCGGAGTCCGATTTAGTGAGAGTGTGTCGGCGGAGCCCCCGTCGGGTTGGCGATAGGTGGAGTTGCAGGTCGGCCACGAAACCAGGATTTAATCGACGCAAAGCCTCGTTTCGCTAGAGCGAGGATCTTCGGAAGCATCCAAATTGCCAAGCCGGTAAAACCAAACACGAGGAAAAGCATCACGAGCGGATAGTTAAAAATCAGCCATACGCCGCTCAACGCGACGGCATCTTCCGTTACACTTGCAGCCCAGTTTGTCAGAGGTTCTGGACTGGTATTGATCGCTAACCGTGTCGCCATTTTTGTTCCATGCGAGGCAGTAGCCACGAGACCGCCAGCCAGAGCCGCTGCGGCTTGTAGCACCGGACTGACCTCACCAACAGCACCATACGCAAGCACTGCACCAGCAGGGATACGAATGAAGGTATGGAAGCTATCCCAAAGACTATCAAGGTACGGAATTTTATCGGCAAAGAACTCAATCACGTACAAGAGACAAGCCGTGCCAATCAGTAACGGAGGCATCACCCATTCAAGGCCAGGAGGAAGATGGATCATTTCATAGCGACCCGCAATTCCGAGGGCAGCGATAGTCGCGTAGAGATTAATGCCTGAAGTCCACGCGGTTCCCATCGCTAAACTGAGGGTCTCAATAGCTCCCATCGTCATTCCTCCTAAAACCTTCTCGTATTATTTTGCTTACCAAGGTCGGCCATATCTATAGTAGTCGTATCGGTCGTATCGGTCGTATCGTGGAGGACAGTACCGATCTCGTCTTCCATAGTATCCTCCGTATCCCCACGGACGTTGCCAACCTCGACGAAAGTATCCCTTATCATAATGGTGACGACCACCAAATAACCGATCGCGCGGATCGCTTCTTCTCTCTCGATAATAATAGGAGTCGTGCACGCGCACAAACGCCTCAGAGAAAAGATCGGATGGGTCCTCTGCGCGGCTTGTGAATGTTGCAGGGAAGGAGCCCTGTCGCCAGTCCGCAGCAGCAAGGGAGGTGGACGAGACTAGCAAGGTGCTCACGAGGGGTAAGGTTGCGAGGAAAAACTTGCCGAGTATGGCTCGCATAACAACTCCGTGATTGCAGGGAGGGTAAGTTTCTGTTGATTTTCGCTCAGAAGGGTAAAGGCAATGGGGCAGGAGGTTCTTCGCATTTCCTCGGCTGCCCCATTGCGCAACTGCAAGTCCAGGTCACGCCCTTCTTTATAGAATAGAGCGTGTATCGTTGCTGACGCGCCCTTTGGTCAGCGCTCGTTACCGAGCATATCCATAGTAGTCATTACCGTAGTATCGAGGGCGGTACTGCCGGTTGTTTTCAGAGGTTGGGCGCGGTAACTGACAACTCTTGCCTGGATAGGGTGTATTCCCATCGTGCCAGTGTCCATCATGCCGCCAGCGACCCGTATGCTCATCCTTGTAGGAATAGCGATTGTAATGATCTTGGTAGTTTCGCTTGAGAGTCCGGTGCAACTGAAGGTGCTCTCTGTGACGATGCGGAGCGTTATACAATTCTCGCTGCTCGTTTCTCCGATTCCCGTAATAGTCCTCGTCACTATGCGCTGAGGCGGCAGCGGGAAGTGAGAGAACCCCGAAGAGAGACAACGCCGCAAGGAACGATTTGGTCATTCTGGCCTGCATAACAACTCCTTTCTAGCTGTGCAGCTGGCCCATAACGTATGACGATAACAACACCGTTTGTTGCAAGAGGTCGCAGTCGGTAAGAGTGCAGTCAGGAAAGCACGGATAGTCAGATCCGCAGTTCAGAGTCGCGTGTGCTGTGCGCACGGGACTCTCGTGTATAGAGTCCCGTGTGCATGACGCACGTTACAGACTCGCGATGCACGAGTGGAAGTATACGAACCTGTGGTGATCCAACTTAGGCGCGGCGACCTTCTCGTTCGCTTCCCACCAACTCTCTTAAAACTGTCTCCGCCGCAGTCTCTCCACTACGTACGCAATCCGCTATACCAACACCACGGTATGCATTGCCAGCAAGAGCAAGCGCGGGATGCTGGTCGACTTTTCGTTCAATCGACTCAATCAGCTTCAGGTGCCCCACCAGATATTGTGGCATTGATCGCGGATACCGCGCGACACGAGCAAAGAGGGGTGGTGTCGTAACTCCGAGGAGTTGTCTCAGCTCATCTCGCACCATGTGCGCTATCTCTTGGTCATCGCGCTCGAACAGCTCAGCCTGTAATGCACCGCCAACGAACGCGCGCAATAACACATGCCCGTCAGGAGCACGCCCTGCATACTTCACGCTGGAAAATGAGCCAGCAATAATCTTCCGTTTCTCGATATGCGGAACGACAAAACCGAAGCCATTCAACCGATGAGGAATGTGCTCGCGACGAAAGGCCATGTTTACCGTGGCCGCCGAACTGTACGAAATCGACCCAAGCTGTTCGGCGAGGGGAAGGTCAAGGTCTTTCACTAACTGTGCAGTGTGAAAGGCTGGGGTCGCCAAAATCACCCCATCAGCTGACAGTGACTCGCCCCCCTGACACATGATCTGCCACTGCCCATTCTCTCGTCGCACCTTCTCAACTGCCAGCCCCTGACGAAGGGTATTGGGCGCCAATCGGCCAGTCAACGTTTC
Coding sequences within it:
- the ispH gene encoding 4-hydroxy-3-methylbut-2-enyl diphosphate reductase, with the protein product MKILVAETAGFCWGVRRALDQAMDLAKKIDGPVQTFGPLIHNAQVMEELTEQNIHSIENMSAIQGGTVLVRAHGIRPETFEQLRATGADVYDATCPLVRKVQKIITKYANDDYDVVIVGDDHHAEVAGLRGYTKGQCFVVADEKEAETLPSFDKVCVVSQTTQNDDTFARTVDVIKQKARVIRATNTVCAPTRDHQRETIDLAHQVDLMIVVGGRHSANTCRLADLATKEGARVLHIETDGELEESDIAQCQTVGVTAGASTPEWMINRVVEKLESFKPETTSRFNTWLKHLMGVLVASNVYVGLGAALLTLTASLLLQPTVGREALWPLMGAAGFFILAMHTVNRYQERSHYSGWGSFSPRTFQRFQQIMLWVGVLALSFSLGLAVSLGREQCIALSAFGFLGALYGVKLIPISWARHIMGIRRIKDLPASRDLATALGWTVAAAIVPLLTLGASPPSRAAGVIGFVFLFVFLRSALIGVRDVQGDKIMGMETLFKVVGKRRTKTVLISAVATLTALLLSLTFPWHGLPLAAFVFTVVPYTCAVCWSYHQRLLPKGAAGEILVDGQFLVAGAMAFLWHLNR
- a CDS encoding dCTP deaminase, with the protein product MELYASSSLLIGNLILAHALGDEIRVMEGGPDIIDMTEDADYRLVTQVQKLDRPYLLKPGETIHGITREHVRLPDNICGWLEGRSRFARLGLMIHVTSGFVAPGVSNRQVLEMANVAGRPLAIHAGTRICQLVLQRTEGHAVYRGRFSQQERL
- a CDS encoding DUF4126 domain-containing protein, which produces MTMGAIETLSLAMGTAWTSGINLYATIAALGIAGRYEMIHLPPGLEWVMPPLLIGTACLLYVIEFFADKIPYLDSLWDSFHTFIRIPAGAVLAYGAVGEVSPVLQAAAALAGGLVATASHGTKMATRLAINTSPEPLTNWAASVTEDAVALSGVWLIFNYPLVMLFLVFGFTGLAIWMLPKILALAKRGFASIKSWFRGRPATPPIANPTGAPPTHSH
- the hemG gene encoding protoporphyrinogen oxidase, with the translated sequence MVGGGIAGLAAAHRLQEISREREFPLRFTLLEASDRCGGTLATEKRDGFLLELGPDSFISEKPWALALCRRMGMESELIGTQDQHRATFVVHSGKLEPLPEGFMLMAPTRVGPLVRSQLFSWPGKLRMALDLVLPRAAEHEDESLGSFVRRRFGREALERVTQPLIGGIYTADPERLSLAATMPRFLHLEREHRSVIYGMWQASRKRPQDAKDASGARWSLFVTLRGGMQTMVETLTGRLAPNTLRQGLAVEKVRRENGQWQIMCQGGESLSADGVILATPAFHTAQLVKDLDLPLAEQLGSISYSSAATVNMAFRREHIPHRLNGFGFVVPHIEKRKIIAGSFSSVKYAGRAPDGHVLLRAFVGGALQAELFERDDQEIAHMVRDELRQLLGVTTPPLFARVARYPRSMPQYLVGHLKLIESIERKVDQHPALALAGNAYRGVGIADCVRSGETAAETVLRELVGSEREGRRA